In Herbaspirillum sp. WKF16, one genomic interval encodes:
- a CDS encoding OsmC family protein, with protein MECTVRWTGLSGMTFTAETGSGHLLTMDGAPDGGGRNLAPRPMEVVLAGTGGCTAYDVVVILRKSGQDVRGCDVTLKSERADADPKVFTKIHFHFTVRGRNLKTNVVERAIKLSHDKYCSASIMLEKTAEMTHSFEIVDDLTDSAQAAAAQQ; from the coding sequence ATGGAATGCACAGTGCGCTGGACCGGCTTGTCCGGCATGACCTTCACCGCTGAAACCGGCTCCGGCCACCTGCTGACCATGGACGGCGCGCCCGACGGCGGCGGCCGCAACCTGGCGCCGCGCCCGATGGAAGTGGTGCTGGCCGGGACCGGCGGCTGCACCGCCTACGACGTCGTGGTCATCCTGCGCAAGAGCGGCCAGGATGTGCGCGGCTGCGACGTGACCCTGAAGTCCGAGCGCGCCGACGCCGACCCCAAGGTCTTCACCAAGATCCACTTCCACTTCACCGTGCGCGGCCGCAACCTCAAGACCAACGTGGTGGAGCGCGCCATCAAGCTGTCGCACGACAAGTACTGCTCGGCGTCCATCATGCTGGAGAAGACGGCGGAGATGACGCACTCCTTCGAGATCGTCGACGACCTCACCGACTCGGCCCAGGCCGCTGCCGCCCAGCAGTAA
- a CDS encoding chemotaxis protein CheW, translated as MQIPEQTVGEAATHRRREGLEAFQASLFARMDAACCEQLQARRLAVLIGDRHCLLNPAEAGEILALGGLPAPTHVPLTRAWYLGLLNIRGNLVGVADLAALAGAAPQARGRDSRVLVFAPGLAPNCGLLLSSVLGLRDISEMTQISKTYESKTELAGIVRRYKDTAGTEWNEIGLAALLSDAAFLHVGR; from the coding sequence ATGCAGATACCAGAGCAAACCGTCGGCGAGGCCGCAACCCATCGGCGGCGCGAGGGGCTGGAGGCGTTCCAGGCTTCGCTCTTCGCGCGCATGGACGCCGCCTGCTGCGAGCAACTGCAGGCGCGACGCCTGGCGGTGCTGATCGGCGACCGGCATTGCCTGCTCAATCCGGCCGAAGCCGGAGAGATCCTGGCCCTGGGCGGCTTGCCCGCGCCGACCCATGTGCCGCTGACGCGCGCGTGGTACCTCGGCCTGCTCAACATCCGCGGCAACCTGGTGGGCGTCGCCGACCTCGCGGCGTTGGCCGGGGCTGCGCCGCAAGCCCGGGGACGCGACAGCCGCGTGCTGGTGTTCGCACCAGGCCTCGCGCCCAACTGCGGCCTGCTGCTGTCCTCGGTCCTGGGCCTGCGGGACATTTCTGAAATGACGCAAATATCGAAAACGTACGAGAGTAAAACTGAATTGGCCGGGATAGTCAGGCGGTATAAAGACACTGCCGGAACCGAATGGAATGAGATCGGCCTGGCGGCGTTGCTCAGCGACGCCGCCTTCCTGCATGTCGGCCGATAG
- the rpsI gene encoding 30S ribosomal protein S9 produces the protein MIGNYNYGTGRRKSAVARVFIKSGSGKIVVNGKPAAEYFSRETGLMVIRQPLELTGNVERFDIMVNVHGGGESGQAGAVRHGITRALIDYDAGLKPSLSNAGYVTRDAREVERKKVGLRKARRAKQFSKR, from the coding sequence ATGATCGGTAACTACAATTACGGAACCGGCCGTCGCAAGAGTGCAGTGGCTCGCGTTTTCATTAAGTCCGGCTCGGGCAAGATCGTCGTCAATGGCAAGCCCGCCGCTGAATACTTCTCCCGCGAAACCGGCCTGATGGTGATCCGTCAGCCGCTGGAACTGACCGGCAATGTCGAGCGCTTCGACATCATGGTGAACGTTCACGGCGGTGGCGAATCCGGCCAGGCTGGCGCAGTGCGCCACGGCATCACCCGCGCCCTGATCGACTATGACGCCGGCCTGAAGCCGTCGCTGTCGAACGCTGGCTACGTCACCCGTGACGCGCGTGAAGTCGAACGTAAGAAGGTTGGTCTGCGCAAGGCACGTCGCGCAAAGCAATTCTCGAAGCGTTAA
- the coq7 gene encoding 2-polyprenyl-3-methyl-6-methoxy-1,4-benzoquinone monooxygenase, with protein sequence MQFVDQLISDFDKALRVINGVVFESRPNPGRGLPDGVMSEAEKRHAAGLMRVNNVGEVCAQALYDAQGRFAQKREIKNAFERAGIEEEDHLAWTAERLRELGSHTSLLNPLWYGGAYVLGTIAARVGDARNLGFVAETERQVELHLMGHLEKLPAQDNRSRAIVDQMRIDEIEHGQAARDLGAAEMPAPVKGMMKAMSKVMTTLAYRI encoded by the coding sequence ATGCAATTCGTCGACCAACTGATTTCGGATTTCGATAAGGCGCTGCGGGTGATCAATGGCGTGGTGTTCGAGAGCCGGCCCAATCCCGGGCGCGGCCTGCCCGATGGCGTCATGAGCGAGGCCGAGAAGCGGCACGCGGCCGGGCTGATGCGGGTCAACAATGTCGGCGAGGTGTGCGCCCAGGCGCTGTACGATGCGCAAGGGCGTTTCGCCCAGAAGCGCGAGATCAAGAACGCCTTCGAGCGCGCCGGTATCGAGGAAGAGGATCACCTGGCCTGGACCGCCGAGCGCCTGCGCGAGCTCGGCTCGCACACCAGCCTGCTCAACCCGCTGTGGTACGGCGGCGCCTACGTGCTGGGCACCATCGCCGCGCGCGTGGGCGATGCGCGCAACCTCGGCTTCGTGGCAGAGACTGAGCGCCAGGTCGAGCTGCACCTGATGGGGCATCTGGAAAAGCTACCGGCGCAGGACAACCGTTCGCGCGCCATCGTCGACCAGATGCGCATCGACGAGATCGAGCACGGCCAGGCCGCGCGCGACCTGGGCGCGGCGGAGATGCCGGCCCCGGTCAAGGGGATGATGAAAGCCATGTCCAAGGTCATGACTACGCTGGCCTACCGCATCTGA
- a CDS encoding rubredoxin: MCLICGWIYDEEAGLPDEGIAPGTRWEDVPINWTCPECGARKEDFELVEI; the protein is encoded by the coding sequence ATGTGCCTGATCTGTGGTTGGATCTACGACGAGGAAGCAGGCCTGCCGGACGAAGGCATTGCGCCCGGCACCCGCTGGGAAGACGTGCCCATCAACTGGACCTGCCCGGAGTGCGGCGCACGCAAGGAAGATTTCGAGTTGGTCGAGATCTGA
- a CDS encoding response regulator, with the protein MNSMNIKKVLVVDDSPTDRYVLTSLLEGEGYAVETVESGNGALSKIREGQPQLVLLDGAVPGTSGYQIARQLECDPDLKDLPVMMYGAREHGADCVWALCQGVRSYVVKPLDPEELLTKIGAID; encoded by the coding sequence ATGAACAGCATGAACATCAAGAAGGTGCTGGTGGTCGACGACTCTCCCACCGACCGTTACGTGTTGACCTCGCTCCTCGAGGGAGAGGGTTACGCGGTGGAGACCGTCGAGAGCGGCAACGGCGCGCTGAGCAAGATCCGCGAAGGCCAGCCGCAGCTGGTGCTGCTGGACGGGGCGGTGCCCGGCACCAGCGGCTACCAGATCGCGCGCCAGCTTGAATGCGATCCCGATCTCAAGGACCTGCCGGTGATGATGTACGGGGCCAGGGAGCATGGCGCCGACTGCGTCTGGGCCCTTTGCCAGGGCGTGCGCAGCTACGTCGTCAAGCCGCTCGACCCGGAAGAGCTGCTGACCAAGATCGGCGCCATCGATTGA
- a CDS encoding DUF6776 family protein: MTISAPKMTIKRHLPWPALTLLWAAAIGLAIAIAVWTYELGRNNLPSLQGDAGEQVETLSEQVKKLSAENERLQSASNASQNELKIVQTAQAQLAAQLKNLEAENNRQKEDLAFFDSLLPTNLGAPGITIQRFKAEVAAPNQVRYRVLVMQGGAGTQQFTGNLQLSITVWQAGKSATINFPENNSSDLARYRLAFKYYQRVEGLLNIPEGATIKAVAVRVLDRGQVRAQQSVDL; encoded by the coding sequence ATGACGATCTCTGCGCCGAAAATGACGATCAAGCGCCACCTGCCGTGGCCGGCGCTGACGCTGCTGTGGGCGGCGGCGATCGGCCTGGCGATTGCGATCGCGGTGTGGACCTATGAGCTGGGCCGCAACAACCTGCCCAGCCTGCAGGGCGATGCCGGCGAACAGGTGGAAACCCTGTCGGAGCAGGTCAAGAAGCTCTCGGCCGAGAACGAGCGGCTGCAGTCGGCCTCGAACGCGTCGCAGAACGAACTGAAGATCGTGCAGACCGCGCAGGCGCAACTGGCTGCGCAGTTAAAGAACCTTGAGGCGGAAAACAACCGCCAGAAGGAAGACCTGGCGTTCTTCGACAGCCTGCTGCCGACCAACCTGGGCGCGCCGGGCATCACCATCCAGCGTTTCAAGGCCGAGGTGGCCGCGCCCAACCAGGTGCGCTATCGCGTTCTGGTGATGCAGGGTGGCGCCGGCACGCAGCAATTTACGGGGAATTTACAGCTCAGTATCACGGTTTGGCAGGCGGGCAAGAGTGCTACTATCAACTTTCCGGAAAACAATTCTTCCGACCTCGCGCGTTACAGGCTCGCATTCAAGTATTACCAGCGAGTCGAGGGTCTGTTGAACATTCCGGAAGGAGCGACCATCAAGGCGGTTGCAGTTCGTGTTCTCGACCGCGGCCAGGTGCGCGCCCAGCAGTCGGTAGACCTGTGA
- the rplM gene encoding 50S ribosomal protein L13 has protein sequence MKTFSAKAHEVQREWFVIDATDLVLGRVASEVALRLRGKHKPEFTPHVDTGDFIVVVNAGKLRVTGTKATEKTYYRHSGYPGGIYETNFLKMQQRFPGRALEKAVKGMLPKGPLGYAMIKKLKVYADGNHPHSAQQPKPLAL, from the coding sequence ATGAAGACCTTTTCCGCTAAAGCCCATGAGGTTCAGCGCGAGTGGTTCGTGATTGACGCGACGGACTTGGTCCTCGGACGTGTTGCCAGCGAAGTGGCACTCCGACTGCGCGGCAAGCACAAACCCGAATTCACTCCGCACGTCGATACCGGTGATTTCATCGTCGTCGTCAACGCAGGCAAGCTGCGCGTGACCGGCACCAAGGCCACCGAGAAGACCTACTACCGCCACAGCGGCTATCCGGGCGGCATCTACGAAACCAACTTCCTGAAGATGCAACAGCGTTTCCCCGGCCGTGCGCTGGAGAAGGCCGTCAAGGGCATGCTGCCCAAGGGTCCGCTGGGCTACGCAATGATCAAGAAGCTGAAGGTTTATGCAGATGGCAACCATCCGCACTCCGCTCAGCAACCGAAACCTCTCGCGCTCTAA
- the erpA gene encoding iron-sulfur cluster insertion protein ErpA gives MNAVAELQHTEMPAPINFSDSAAAKVAQLIEEEGNPDLKLRVFVQGGGCSGFQYGFTFDEIANEDDTTMTKNGVHLLIDSMSYQYLVGAEIDYKDDLEGAQFVIKNPNATTTCGCGSSFSV, from the coding sequence ATGAATGCCGTAGCCGAACTTCAACACACCGAAATGCCCGCCCCGATCAACTTCAGCGACAGCGCCGCCGCCAAGGTGGCGCAGCTGATCGAAGAAGAGGGCAATCCCGACCTGAAACTGCGCGTGTTCGTGCAGGGTGGCGGATGCTCGGGCTTCCAGTACGGTTTCACCTTCGATGAAATCGCCAACGAAGACGACACCACCATGACCAAGAACGGCGTGCACCTGCTGATCGATTCCATGAGCTACCAGTACCTGGTCGGCGCCGAGATCGACTACAAGGACGATCTGGAAGGCGCGCAGTTCGTGATCAAGAATCCGAACGCCACCACCACTTGCGGTTGCGGTTCCTCGTTCTCGGTCTGA
- a CDS encoding bactofilin family protein: MFTRKTKSTIDSLIGMSTSIKGDVGFKGGLRIDGQINGNINAETGQPSVLVISEHAKVIGEVRAAHLIVNGEITGDVHSSELLELQPKARITGNVYYKALEMHGGALVSGKLSHDQSAETPVLKLAASSEA; encoded by the coding sequence ATGTTTACACGCAAGACCAAAAGTACCATCGACAGCCTGATCGGCATGTCCACCAGCATCAAGGGCGACGTCGGTTTCAAGGGCGGCCTGCGCATCGACGGCCAGATCAACGGCAACATCAATGCGGAAACCGGCCAGCCCAGCGTGCTGGTCATTTCCGAGCACGCCAAGGTAATCGGCGAGGTGCGCGCGGCGCACCTGATCGTCAACGGCGAGATCACCGGCGACGTCCATTCATCGGAACTGCTTGAATTGCAGCCCAAAGCCCGCATAACTGGAAATGTCTATTACAAGGCGCTGGAGATGCACGGCGGAGCGCTGGTATCCGGCAAGCTCAGCCATGACCAGTCGGCTGAAACGCCGGTCCTGAAGCTGGCCGCGTCATCGGAAGCATGA
- the argC gene encoding N-acetyl-gamma-glutamyl-phosphate reductase codes for MIKVGIVGGTGYTGVELLRIFATHPEVKVQAVTSRKEDGMPVAEMYPSLRGRVDVAFSSPDKARLTDCDVVFFATPHGVAMAQAPELVAAGVKVIDLAADFRLQDVAAFEKWYKLPHSCTDLLKEAVYGLPELNREQIRKARVVGNPGCYPTTMQLGFAPLLKAGVIDASHLIADCKSGVSGAGRKAELNLLFSEASDNFKAYGVSGHRHSPETVERLSTLTKDKVGLLFTPHLVPMIRGMHSTLYARLSKDIDNAALQALFEDAYKNEPFVDVLPFGSHPETRTTRASNMLRLAVHRPDDGDTVVVLVVQDNLVKGASGQAVQCMNLMFGLEETTGLLQVPVLP; via the coding sequence ATGATCAAAGTAGGTATCGTTGGCGGAACCGGCTACACCGGCGTCGAATTGCTGCGTATTTTCGCAACTCATCCGGAAGTCAAGGTGCAGGCCGTCACTTCGCGCAAGGAAGACGGCATGCCCGTGGCGGAGATGTATCCCTCCCTGCGCGGCCGCGTCGACGTCGCCTTCTCCTCGCCCGACAAGGCCAGGCTGACCGACTGCGATGTCGTCTTCTTCGCCACCCCGCACGGCGTGGCCATGGCGCAGGCGCCCGAACTGGTCGCCGCCGGCGTCAAGGTAATCGACCTGGCCGCCGACTTCCGCCTGCAGGACGTGGCCGCGTTCGAGAAGTGGTACAAGCTGCCGCACAGCTGCACCGACCTGCTCAAGGAAGCTGTCTACGGCCTGCCGGAGCTGAACCGCGAACAGATCCGCAAGGCGCGCGTGGTGGGCAATCCGGGCTGCTATCCGACCACCATGCAGCTGGGCTTTGCGCCCTTGCTCAAGGCCGGCGTGATCGACGCCTCGCACCTGATCGCCGACTGCAAGTCGGGCGTCTCCGGCGCCGGCCGCAAGGCCGAGCTGAACCTGCTGTTCTCGGAGGCCTCCGACAACTTCAAGGCCTACGGCGTCTCCGGCCATCGCCATTCGCCGGAAACCGTCGAGCGCCTGTCCACGCTGACCAAGGACAAGGTCGGCCTGCTGTTCACCCCGCACCTGGTGCCGATGATCCGCGGCATGCATTCCACGCTCTACGCGCGCCTGAGCAAGGACATCGACAACGCCGCCCTGCAGGCGCTGTTCGAGGACGCATACAAGAACGAACCCTTCGTCGACGTGCTGCCCTTCGGCTCGCACCCCGAGACCCGCACCACGCGCGCATCCAACATGCTGCGCCTGGCCGTGCACCGCCCTGACGACGGCGACACCGTGGTCGTGCTGGTGGTGCAGGACAACCTGGTCAAGGGCGCCTCCGGCCAGGCCGTGCAGTGCATGAACCTCATGTTCGGCCTGGAGGAAACCACCGGCCTGCTGCAAGTCCCGGTCCTGCCGTGA
- the hemL gene encoding glutamate-1-semialdehyde 2,1-aminomutase — protein MTKTNESLFARAQKTTPGGVNSPVRAFRSVGGTPRFIERADGPFFWDAEGRRYIDYIGSWGPAIVGHAHPDVVRAVQEAAVRGLSFGAPTEAEIEMAEEIIKLVPSIEQVRLVSSGTEATMSALRLARGATRRDKIVKFEGCYHGHGDSLLVKAGSGLLTFGNPTSAGVPEDFAKHTLVLDYNNTAQLEEAFKEAGNEIACVIVEPVAGNMNLVRASDEFLQAMRRLCTQYGAILIFDEVMSGFRVALGGAQELNGIQPDLTALGKVIGGGLPVAAFGGRADIMKHLAPLGGVYQAGTLSGNPVTVAAGMATLKIIQQPDFYAKLGAQTRKLADGLAAAAKAAGVTFAADAIGGMFGLYFAPSTPASYAEVMTGDKERFNRFFHKMLDAGVYFAPSAFEAGFVSARHDDDVIDQTIASAARAFAELG, from the coding sequence ATGACCAAGACCAACGAATCCCTGTTCGCCCGCGCCCAGAAAACCACGCCCGGCGGCGTCAACTCCCCGGTGCGCGCGTTCCGCTCGGTGGGCGGCACGCCGCGCTTCATCGAGCGCGCCGACGGCCCCTTCTTCTGGGACGCCGAAGGCCGCCGCTACATCGACTACATCGGCTCCTGGGGGCCGGCCATCGTCGGCCACGCCCACCCCGATGTGGTCAGGGCGGTGCAGGAAGCGGCCGTGCGCGGCCTGTCCTTCGGCGCGCCGACCGAGGCCGAGATCGAGATGGCCGAGGAGATCATCAAGCTGGTGCCCTCGATCGAACAGGTGCGCCTGGTGTCGTCCGGCACCGAGGCCACCATGAGCGCGTTGCGCCTGGCGCGGGGCGCCACCAGGCGCGACAAGATCGTCAAGTTCGAAGGCTGCTACCACGGTCACGGCGATTCGCTGCTGGTGAAGGCCGGCAGCGGCCTGCTGACCTTCGGCAACCCGACCTCGGCCGGAGTGCCGGAAGACTTCGCCAAGCACACGCTGGTGCTGGACTACAACAACACCGCGCAGCTGGAAGAGGCGTTCAAGGAAGCCGGCAACGAGATCGCCTGCGTCATCGTCGAGCCGGTGGCCGGCAACATGAACCTGGTGCGCGCCAGCGACGAGTTCCTGCAGGCGATGCGCCGCCTGTGCACGCAATACGGTGCCATCCTGATCTTCGACGAAGTGATGTCGGGCTTCCGCGTGGCGCTGGGCGGCGCGCAGGAGCTCAACGGCATCCAGCCCGACCTGACCGCGCTGGGCAAGGTGATCGGCGGCGGCCTGCCGGTGGCGGCCTTCGGCGGCCGCGCCGACATCATGAAGCACCTGGCGCCGCTGGGCGGCGTCTACCAGGCCGGCACGCTGTCGGGCAATCCAGTGACGGTGGCGGCCGGCATGGCGACCCTGAAGATCATCCAGCAGCCGGATTTCTACGCCAAGCTGGGCGCGCAGACCCGCAAGCTGGCCGACGGCCTGGCGGCTGCCGCCAAGGCGGCCGGCGTCACGTTCGCGGCGGACGCCATCGGCGGCATGTTCGGCCTGTATTTTGCGCCGTCGACACCGGCCAGCTATGCCGAGGTGATGACCGGCGACAAGGAGCGCTTCAACCGCTTCTTCCACAAGATGCTGGACGCCGGCGTCTACTTCGCGCCCTCGGCCTTCGAGGCCGGCTTCGTCTCGGCCCGGCACGACGACGACGTGATCGACCAGACCATCGCCAGCGCCGCCCGGGCGTTTGCCGAACTGGGCTGA
- the thiD gene encoding bifunctional hydroxymethylpyrimidine kinase/phosphomethylpyrimidine kinase — protein MQNQTSSPLILTFGAADPVGATGIQADLATFAAMGCHGLSVVTSLLIGDTARVEDSQIIEVDWVADQARVILEDMAVAAFKVGAVGSIENISAIAEIVSDYPDVPLILDPFTTSLSNLEEEEDRLIAIRELLVPQTTLMVVSAVELARLAETWREPVPGDALMLDAMRIIEMGCEYLFVTNTQTDLQEIANSLFDESGLVRQDAWQRLPGSFIGAGTTLASAIAAMLANGLEVPEAVAEAQEFTLATLANAQRFGMGKLVPDRYFWARESENPDNDAPPSLN, from the coding sequence GTGCAAAACCAAACTTCTTCTCCCCTCATCCTGACCTTCGGCGCCGCCGATCCGGTCGGCGCCACGGGCATCCAGGCCGATCTCGCGACCTTCGCGGCCATGGGCTGCCACGGCCTGTCGGTCGTGACTTCCCTGCTCATCGGCGACACTGCCCGAGTGGAAGACTCGCAGATCATCGAAGTCGACTGGGTAGCGGACCAGGCCCGCGTGATCCTGGAAGACATGGCGGTAGCCGCCTTCAAGGTCGGCGCCGTGGGCAGCATCGAGAACATCTCGGCCATCGCCGAGATCGTCTCCGACTACCCGGACGTGCCGCTGATCCTGGATCCCTTCACCACTTCGCTGTCCAACCTGGAGGAAGAGGAAGATCGCCTGATCGCCATCCGCGAACTGCTGGTGCCGCAGACCACGCTGATGGTGGTGTCGGCCGTCGAGCTGGCGCGCCTGGCCGAGACCTGGCGCGAGCCGGTGCCGGGCGACGCGCTGATGCTCGACGCCATGCGCATCATCGAAATGGGCTGCGAATACCTGTTCGTGACCAACACCCAGACCGACCTGCAGGAAATCGCCAATTCGCTGTTCGACGAGTCCGGCCTGGTGCGCCAGGATGCGTGGCAGCGCCTGCCTGGCTCCTTCATCGGCGCCGGCACCACCCTGGCGTCGGCGATCGCGGCGATGCTGGCCAACGGGCTGGAAGTGCCGGAAGCCGTCGCCGAAGCACAGGAGTTCACGCTGGCGACGCTGGCCAATGCCCAGCGCTTCGGCATGGGCAAGCTGGTGCCCGACCGCTATTTCTGGGCGCGCGAATCCGAAAACCCGGACAACGACGCGCCCCCTTCACTGAACTGA
- a CDS encoding methyl-accepting chemotaxis protein: protein MALRLLRSSTKKANIAAPADGQPANPSRRSPLPFINRLSLRWQTRILLGVLASSLACSAVFTWQGSRNYLHTTLQTHITSSLVMHSQRIGKAVPNAIQGNQDAFAQLAESRGEFNRGLALLSAGGSYEGYLIGPPGAAMQPVLAEVRKLWEHTDQATDAILKLERELIKFGVTLKRLNAMLPSLLDLSEQISMAQSKTAASPREIAAAGQLVLLTLRLGRSANEFLTSDGVDPETAFLLGKDVNTFHDIIHGFLDGSELLHLRAVTDKDTGEKLAELEQIFSEYRPQVAGILGNLQEFIAVKQAERLVLLENETLKQRLTALESDYRIAQESRAWSFWAMIAAMACALISGIGIALVQLQNSRNNAADAEARRRQAEAQRMLAQQQEEVAMRANLANQTAILRLMNELQKVADGDLTAHTTVSEDITGAIADSINHTVEALRGLVEQVTQMASKVAATSSHVRTTTVALANAARTQARRIEDTGQSMLRMSQRITGISVSATESADVARHSVVVAQRGAQAVEEAVKAMNEIREQIQETSKRIKRLGESSQVIGEITDLISDITEQTNVLALNAAIQAASAGEAGRGFSVVAEEVQRLAERSSAATREIGSLVRMIQTDTHDAVAAMEKSTAGVVEGAVLSDAAGVALSDIRSVSSQLAELIEGMSASTEEQAVSASGVAQDIHSILSENAIIEKSREQVGTLYNELWDAARQLESSVSRFRVTMPQGRPS from the coding sequence ATGGCACTGCGCTTGCTGCGTTCGTCCACCAAGAAAGCAAACATCGCCGCGCCGGCGGACGGCCAACCGGCCAACCCCTCGCGTCGCAGTCCCTTGCCCTTCATCAATCGGCTCTCGCTGCGCTGGCAGACGCGCATCCTGCTCGGCGTGCTGGCGTCGTCGCTGGCGTGCAGCGCCGTATTCACCTGGCAGGGATCGCGCAATTATCTCCATACCACCCTGCAGACCCACATCACTTCGTCCCTCGTCATGCATTCCCAGCGCATCGGCAAGGCCGTGCCCAATGCCATCCAGGGCAACCAGGACGCCTTCGCGCAGCTGGCCGAGAGCCGCGGCGAATTCAATCGCGGGCTGGCGCTGCTGAGCGCCGGCGGCAGCTACGAGGGCTATCTCATCGGGCCGCCGGGCGCGGCGATGCAGCCTGTCCTGGCTGAGGTGCGCAAGCTCTGGGAACACACCGACCAGGCGACCGACGCCATCCTCAAGCTGGAGCGGGAACTCATCAAGTTCGGCGTCACGCTCAAGCGGCTCAATGCGATGCTGCCCAGCCTGCTCGACCTGAGCGAGCAGATCTCGATGGCGCAGTCCAAGACAGCCGCCAGCCCGCGCGAGATCGCCGCTGCCGGGCAACTGGTGCTGCTGACCCTGCGCCTGGGACGCAGCGCCAACGAATTCCTCACCTCCGACGGCGTCGATCCCGAGACCGCGTTCCTGCTGGGCAAGGACGTCAATACCTTCCACGACATCATCCACGGCTTCCTCGACGGCAGCGAACTGCTGCACCTGCGCGCCGTCACCGACAAGGACACGGGCGAGAAGCTGGCCGAGCTGGAACAGATCTTCAGCGAGTACCGCCCGCAGGTGGCCGGCATCCTGGGCAACCTGCAGGAATTCATCGCGGTCAAGCAGGCCGAGCGGCTGGTGTTGCTGGAAAACGAGACCCTCAAGCAGCGCCTGACCGCGCTGGAGAGCGACTACCGCATCGCCCAGGAATCGCGCGCCTGGTCCTTCTGGGCGATGATCGCCGCCATGGCCTGCGCCCTGATCAGCGGTATCGGCATCGCCTTGGTGCAATTGCAGAACAGCCGCAACAACGCCGCCGATGCCGAGGCGCGGCGTCGCCAGGCCGAGGCGCAGCGCATGCTGGCGCAGCAGCAGGAAGAAGTCGCCATGCGCGCCAACCTGGCCAACCAGACCGCGATCCTGCGCCTGATGAACGAGCTGCAGAAGGTCGCCGACGGCGACCTGACGGCGCATACCACGGTGTCCGAAGACATCACCGGCGCCATCGCCGACTCCATCAATCACACCGTCGAGGCGCTGCGCGGCCTGGTGGAACAGGTCACCCAGATGGCCTCCAAGGTCGCCGCCACCTCCAGCCACGTGCGCACCACCACGGTGGCGCTGGCCAATGCGGCGCGCACCCAGGCGCGCCGCATCGAGGACACCGGCCAGTCCATGCTGCGGATGTCGCAACGCATCACCGGGATCTCGGTTTCCGCCACCGAATCGGCCGACGTGGCGCGTCATTCCGTGGTGGTCGCGCAGCGCGGCGCCCAGGCGGTGGAGGAGGCCGTCAAGGCCATGAACGAGATTCGCGAGCAGATCCAGGAGACCTCCAAGCGCATCAAGCGGCTGGGCGAGTCCTCGCAGGTGATCGGCGAGATCACCGACCTGATTTCCGACATCACCGAGCAGACCAACGTGCTGGCGCTCAACGCCGCCATCCAGGCCGCCTCGGCCGGCGAAGCCGGGCGCGGCTTCTCGGTCGTGGCCGAGGAGGTGCAGCGGCTGGCCGAGCGCTCCAGCGCGGCCACCCGTGAAATCGGCTCGCTGGTGCGCATGATCCAGACCGACACCCACGACGCCGTGGCGGCGATGGAGAAATCGACCGCCGGCGTGGTCGAGGGCGCGGTGCTGTCGGACGCGGCCGGGGTGGCGCTGTCGGACATACGCAGCGTGTCCAGCCAGCTGGCCGAGCTCATCGAAGGCATGTCGGCCTCGACCGAGGAACAGGCGGTGTCGGCCAGCGGCGTGGCCCAGGACATCCATAGCATCCTGAGCGAGAACGCCATCATCGAGAAAAGCCGCGAGCAGGTGGGCACGCTCTACAACGAGTTGTGGGACGCGGCCCGTCAGCTTGAGAGCTCGGTGTCGCGCTTCCGCGTGACGATGCCGCAGGGCCGGCCGTCCTGA